One genomic segment of Oncorhynchus kisutch isolate 150728-3 linkage group LG15, Okis_V2, whole genome shotgun sequence includes these proteins:
- the LOC109906129 gene encoding extracellular calcium-sensing receptor-like produces the protein MSLCGWLWLLYCLHVPGCVWGLDGGGEGACRLEAKPVSGSVYRAGDVVIGGLFPIHVEAPLPEQEFRSIKGNSTCTMFNQRAYRWLQTMIFAVEEINRDPALLPNLTLGFLASDTCRSEGTTLGAALAMVTGKETSVVGTECGTTPEVPVIIGDARSSASMVVAQTLGPFDLPMVSYFATCACLSDTWRYPSFFRTVPSDAFQARGMAKLLRQLGWVWVGLVSEDGDYGKFGVQVLLQELQGSGVCVAYSEVLPKLPSKRKIRHIADTIRGSTARVVVAFVGFAGHSGALMEEVVRQNITDKQWIASEAWVTFSTIAAPKNLPSLAGTIGFALKKAEIPGLGPFLTRLHPDGDYQKSDPFLRELWEEMFVCSLGVYPSLTLPSRRQCTGSEVIREGESQYADVSQLRASYNVYKAVYAIAYAIQDMMACRPGDGVFNGGQCPDIRKLQPSQIVHYLRGVNFSTPVGESFHFDMNGDPPASYDIINWHVTPEGTAEFVQVGHFLSSEGSDDQFHIDMDKVVWGGGSGDEVPVSVCSADCSPGTRRAVQKGRPVCCFDCLSCAEGEISNTTGSVECIRCPERFWSNPDRTACIPQLVDFLSYSDTMGVILSVISVSGATLTAGALATFLYHRHTALVKANNSELSFLLLLSLKLCFLCALVFIGRPKPWTCMLRHTLFGISFVFCISCLLSRTVVVLVAFRATLPGENLMRYFSPTQQRMGISLCTLIQVLICVLWLALAPPRPAERRGREGRGPRVVLECEVGSVVGFSLVLGYIGLLASLCLLLAFLARKLPDNFNEAKFITFSMLIFCSVWISFIPAYVSSPGKYTVAVEIFAILASSFGLLFCLFAPKCFIILLRPERNTKKHMMSK, from the exons atgAGCCTGTGTGGTTGGCTGTGGCTGCTCTACTGTCTCCATGTCCCTGGGTGTGTCTGGGGTCtggatggaggtggagagggggcTTGTCGGCTGGAAGCTAAGCCCGTCTCCGGCAGTGTTTATCGGGCAGGAGATGTGGTCATTGGGGGCCTGTTCCCCATCCATGTGGAAGCCCCTCTGCCAGAGCAGGAGTTCAGGAGCATTAAGGGAAATTCTACCTGTACAAT GTTCAACCAGCGTGCTTACCGCTGGCTCCAGACTATGATCTTTGCTGTGGAGGAGATTAACCGTGACCCAGCCCTCCTGCCTAACCTCACCCTGGGGTTCCTGGCTTCTGACACATGCCGGTCAGAGGGCACCACCCTGGGGGCAGCCCTAGCCATGGTGACCGGCAAGGAGACCTCCGTGGTGGGCACAGAATGTGGCACTACCCCTGAGGTTCCCGTCATTATAGGGGATGCCCGTTCCTCAGCTTCCATGGTCGTGGCACAGACCCTCGGGCCGTTTGATTTACCCATG gtGAGTTACTTTGCCACTTGTGCATGTttgagtgacacctggaggtaCCCCTCATTCTTCCGTACTGTACCCAGCGATGCCTTCCAGGCTCGGGGCATGGCCAAGCTGCTGCGTCAGCTGGGCTGGGTGTGGGTGGGACTGGTGTCAGAGGATGGTGACTATGGCAAGTTTGGGGTTCAGGTGCTTCTCCAAGAGCTCCAGGGATCTGGGGTGTGTGTCGCCTACTCTGAGGTCCTCCCCAAG TTACCATCTAAGAGAAAGATCAGGCACATTGCAGACACCATCAGAGGATCTACTGCCAGAGTGGTGGTGGCATTTGTTGGATTCGCAGGTCATTCAGGG GCCCTGATGGAAGAGGTTGTCCGTCAGAACATTACAGATAAGCAGTGGATTGCCTCAGAGGCCTGGGTCACTTTCTCTACTATCGCCGCCCCAAAAAACCTGCCCTCTCTTGCCGGGACAATCGGTTTTGCCCTGAAGAAAGCTGAAATTCCCGGCTTGGGGCCTTTCCTAACACGCCTCCATCCAGACGGGGACTACCAGAAGTCCGACCCCTTCCTGAGGGAATTGTGGGAAGAGATGTTTGTGTGTTCTCTGGGGGTTTACCCCAGCTTGACACTGCCGTCCAGGCGACAGTGTACTGGGTCAGAGGTCATAC GTGAGGGGGAGAGCCAGTATGCTGACGTGTCTCAGCTGAGAGCCAGCTATAATGTGTACAAGGCTGTGTACGCCATCGCCTACGCCATACAGGATATGATGGCCTGTCGACCAGGGGACGGAGTCTTTAATGGTGGACAGTGCCCTGATATCAGGAAGCTTCAGCCCAGCCAG ATTGTTCATTACCTGAGGGGAGTGAACTTCAGTACTCCTGTGGGGGAATCTTTCCACTTCGACATGAATGGTGATCCGCCTGCCTCTTATGACATCATCAACTGGCATGTGACCCCCGAGGGGACGGCAGAGTTTGTCCAGGTCGGACATTTTCTGTCCTCTGAGGGATCAGACGACCAGTTTCACATCGACATGGATAAAGTGGTGTGGGGTGGGGGCAGCGGAGATGAG GTCCCTGTGTCTGTATGCAGTGCTGACTGTTCCCCTGGTACCAGGCGTGCGGTACAGAAGGGGAGGCCTGTGTGCTGCTTTGACTGTCTGTCCTGTGCTGAGGGAGAGATCAgcaacacaacag GGTCAGTTGAGTGTATTAGGTGTCCAGAGCGGTTCTGGTCCAACCCTGATCGTACGGCCTGCATCCCCCAGCTGGTGGACTTCCTCTCCTACAGCGACACCATGGGGGTCATCCTGTCTGTCATCTCAGTTTCCGGGGCAACACTCACAGCCGGTGCCCTGGCCACCTTCCTCTACCACCGTCACACGGCCCTG GTGAAAGCCAACAACTCTGAGCTCAGCTTCCTGCTCCTGCTGTCACTCAAGCTCTGCTTCCTGTGTGCCTTGGTTTTCATTGGCCGGCCGAAGCCGTGGACATGCATGTTGAGACACACCCTGTTTGGTATAAGCTTTGTGTTCTGCATCTCCTGTCTGCTCAGCAGGactgtggtggtgctggtggcctTCAGGGCCACTCTGCCTGGAGAGAACCTGATGAGATACTTCAGCCCCACCCAGCAGAGGATGGGTATCTCACTCTGCACACTTATCCAG GTGCTGATCTGTGTGCTGTGGCTGGCCTTAGCTCCACCCCGACCTGCTgagaggaggggcagagagggtcggGGCCCGAGGGTCGTCCTGGAGTGTGAGGTGGGTTCTGTGGTCGGCTTCTCTCTGGTGCTGGGCTACATCGGCCTGctggcctccctctgtctcctcttagCCTTcctggccaggaaactcccagaCAACTTTAATGAGGCCAAGTTCATCACCTTCAGCATGCTGATCTTCTGTTCCGTGTGGATCTCCTTCATCCCTGCCTACGTCAGCTCTCCTGGGAAGTACACAGTAGCTGTAGAGATCTTTGCCATCCTGGCCTCCAGCTTTgggctgctgttctgtctgttTGCTCCAAAATGTTTCATCATCCTCCTGAGACCAGAGAGAAACACCAAGaaacacatgatgtccaaatag